The Nostoc sp. 'Peltigera membranacea cyanobiont' N6 genome contains the following window.
GCTCCTGCCACTAGTAGTAGAGATGTACTCACTTACGACCAAATTCGTGGCACTGGCTTGGCAAACAAATGCCCCCAACTAGCAGAAACAAACCGTGGCTCCATTCCCATTGATTCTAGCCAGTCTTATGCCATCAAAGAACTTTGCTTAGAACCAACTAGCTTCTTCATTAAAGAAGAACCTGCTAATAAACGCCAAGAAGCAGAATTTGTTGCTGGCAAATTGTTGACCAGATACACTTCCACTATTGACCAGGTGCAAGGCAACCTAAAAATCAACTCAGATAATAGCTTGACCTTTGTGGAAACCGATGGTCTTGACTTCCAAGCCATCACTGTGCAACTCCCTGGTGGTGAGCGAGTACCTTTCCTCTTCACCATCAAAAACTTGGTTGCTCAAACCCAACCCAGTTTGAGTAGTATTAACACCTCCACGGACTTTGAAGGTACTTTCAAAGTTCCTTCCTATCGTGGTGCTGCCTTCCTAGATCCTAAAGGTCGTGGTGTCGTCAGTGGCTACGATAATGCTGTAGCTCTCCCCGCCCAAGCGGATGATGAAGAACTTACCCGCACTAATGTAAAGCGTGCTGAAAATCTTAATGGCAAGATTTCTCTGCAAATCGCTAAAGTAGATAGCTCTAGTGGTGAAATTGCTGGTACTTTTGAGAGCGAACAGCCATCTGATACAGATTTAGGTGCTGGCGAACCCAAAGAAGTCAAGATTCGCGGTCTATTTTTTGGACGGGTTGAACCGAGTCGTGGCTAAATTCTCTGGACTTAGATAACTGACCTGGTATTAAGACACGAAAGTTAACTTCTTTGCCACCATTTTCAGGGCTGTTTCATTCCTATAAAAGCCTTACAGAGACGAAAAAAGACAAGAGAAAAATTCCTTCTTCCCTTGTCCCTAGTTTTTCAAGAGGCTTTGAAAGAATGAAACAGCCCTGCCTTTTTTTAGGGAGTAGATAGATTTTTACAAAGAGGAGAAAGGTTAAAACCCAATACCCTTGGGTTAGTGATATTTTTCCTCAAAAAATCCCCCCAGCACCAATACAGTTTAGTTAAGCATTTCTCACAAGCTTGAGGGGAAGGATGGGCAGAGGGGAAAGAACTTGGTATTTGAACTCTCCTCTGCTCAAGCGCAGGCTTAATCGAGATGTGGTGAGAAATCCGGGTTAAGCATTTCTTCCTTCTCTGCGAAATGTTGCGCGTTTGCATAGAGTCTCGTAGAGATGGCGTTACCTTCGGCAAGCCTATCTGCATCTACGTTAAAAAAATTTCCTTTGACAAAGAGTTGACCATTGATTGAACCGTATGGCCCCCAGTACAACAAAGGCTATCTCACTATTTGGTTTGTTGGCTTGCGTAAATATACATACTTTATTCTAAATATTATTAGTAGTTTTTAATTGTTGGATAAATCTTGTTTGAATGGACACGTAATTTTACTGTAAATCAAACTTTTACCTATCCCAAAACAATCCGAATACTGTTGTTTAGTTTATAAAAATTAGCTTCACCATTAATTAATTAAAGTTAAGTAAAATCCCGGTTTTATATTTAGTAATTAATTTTATATTTTATTCCTATGTAGTTTGAAAAACACCTACAGATAATCCCCAAGATAAATAACAAACTAAATACCAATTTCGCTCATTTAAACTTTGCTCGATTGTCAAGCAACTCTATGGAATTTTTTTAGAAAAACGTTCTTGTTGTCTAGAGAATTTGCTATATAAATACAGCGCGATCGCAGTTGAGTTTAAAAGTGAGTAATTGATTGTTAATTTACTCAATAAATACGGTGCTATGCCTACCACAGTCACCAATGAACTAAAACATGAAATTTGGCAGTTGTTGCGAGAATATCAGCAATCTCGGTCAGAAAATGTTCGCAATCAACTGGTAAAACTCAATTTTGGACTTGTGAGAAAAGAAGCTCACTACTGGACAAATCAATGTCATGAAACCTACGATGATTTGATCCAGGTTGGATGTTTGGGCTTAATCAGAGCGATTGAAAAATTTGAACTTTCCAAGGGACATGCCTTTAGTTCCTATGCTCTTCCCTATATTCGGGGTGAAATTCAACACTATCTCCGAGATAAAGGTGTTACCGTGCGAATTCCTCGCAAGTGGTTAGCATTGCAACAGCAAGCAATAGGAGTGTCACGCTCTTGGCGTGAAAAGCATAATCGCCAACCAACAGACACCGAATTAGCAACAGCACTGGAAATTTCTCCAAACGAATGGCAAGAAATTAAATTAGCGTGGATAAATCGCGCTCCCTTGAGTCTTGATGTGCCAATCCAAGATGGAGAAGAAGGCTCTACCTGCTTGGGAGAATTGGTTCCAGATCCTCACTATCGCAGCTTTCAATTGGCACAAGAAGACCAACTCCGCTTGCAACAAGCATTGGTTCAGCTCGAGCAACGCACCCGTGATGTGTTGGAATGCGTTTTTTTACAAGATTTAACACAAAAACAAGTTGCAGAACATCTGGGAATCAGTGTCGTAACGGTTTCCCGTAGAGTCAAGAAAGGTCTAGATTTGATGAAACAGCTTATGGGTGTAGCAGACGATTAACTGCAAATAAACTAAATCCGCAGTTATGCTGGGATGTTAGTGCTAAAAATAACTCTTGAAATCTAAAAAATTAGGTTATAAAGGGAACATACTTTGCCTTTGATCCAAATTTCAGGCATGTAGATATCCATTTTTTAATTTTCCAATGGCTTTTGAGAACAGCTCATGGGCAGAAATTCAAAAATTACAATTGCAGCTATTTTAACCTTAGCGATCGCTGGATGTGCTTCTGAAGATACACCACAAGCCATCAATCCCGCGCCAATTCCCAAAATAGCAGCGAAGTCGCCACCTGCGGCTCAATCCTTTAAGAATCCAGTGATCCCTGCCAAACAGGTTTCACAAGTTACCCCCGGATCTGTTAGCTTGATTCAATCTACTAATGCTACAGAGCGGGCACCGTTAATTCTGGTATCAAAAGAGCGGACCGATCCGTTTGCACAAGTTTTCGGACAAATGGTTACTAGAGTGTCTACAACACCTGGAAGACCTGTTCCCGTATTGCCTAAGCTACCGACTGCATCGATAGTAGTACGAAAACTTCCAACACGCAGCGTAGCTTTAAATCAGAATCAGAAAAATCAGAATCAGAAAAATCAGAATCAGAAGAAAAATAACATTGCTTCTATACCAAAAAAAGTCAATCCTACTTTGACTTCAGTTTTACCTAAAGTTTTGCCTCAAGTTGTCTCTAACCCCACTTTAGTATCTGTACTGCCACCACCAGCACAACCTGAGTTAGCAAGGGGAGTTATTGTGACTGGTGTAGTTCTAATTAGTAAGGAACCGCAAGCAATTATCAAAGTACCGGATGAGCCAACTAGTCGCTATGTACAAGCTGGACAGCGATTGGCCAACGGCGTACTTATTAAACGGATTGAAATGAATGGAGGCTCCAATCCAATTGTAATTCTTGAACAATTTGGTATAGAAGTTGCCAAAATGGTAGGGGAAGGGCCTGTCAACTCAACGCCATCAGCTACATCTGCTACTGGTAATCCTGTTTCAGTGACAATACCCTCCTCAAATCCTTTTAATGTTGGAGCTTCATAAAGATGGAGACTAAGGAAAAAATTGAATTTGCTGGTTTGCCTTTAGCTGTCTATAGAGAGATAGCAGCTCATTTGCGTCAAGTCGAAGGGGTAGAAGTGGATTTAATTCCCCAATCATCCCAACAGTTTGATTACAATCAAAGTCAAATTGGTGGCTTGTCTATTTCCTGGACAGCAAACTCTGGTTCAGAAAGTCGGCAACAAGTTAACCAAATTTTGGCTTACTATCAAAATCGCTATATGAATCCTATTTGATTTGTCAAAATTGAAGCCTCAGATTCCTGATTTCTTCGAGAAGTCGGGAATTTTGTTGTTCGTGAATGATTAAGTAGAGGTATGGTGTCAGGTATTGACTGTTACAAGAAAAAAAAGTGGTTCTGCAATTAACAGAACCACCAAAGCTTTTGCAAACCTGTTATAAATTAACGAACTGCCCCTTGAGCAGAAACAGTATCAATGGGTTTCATCAGGTACAGCCGCAATAACTGCCAACCATTGGAGATGTAAAGCGGCAGTTTCTGGAAGAATTGCAGGAATTTGGGAGTGTTAGAATTAGCGATCGCACCCAGCTTCTCATTATTACTGATACAAGTATCCAAGCGCTGATAAAACTCTGGATTCTCTACATCCAGCATTAGAGGGAAGACCCGACCGGCGTTTTCGTTAGTCTTCTGAATTACGTGGATATCGTATTCTCGTGCATCCAATCCCAGGGTGGCGTAAAAGTCCTTGCGTTGGATGTCATTGAGATACATTGTTGCAAACACCGACAATAAGAAGAACCGACTCCATAGCCGTGCTTTCCAATCATTCAACATTTGCGGCTGAGATTTCATGACCGCATCAAAGAAATCACCGTGACGGTTTTCATCCTGACACCAGTTCTCAAAGAACCGGAAGATTGGATAAACCCGGTCTTCGGGATGTGCTTCTAAATGGCGATAAATAGTGATGTAGCGCCAATAACCGATTTTCTCAGAAAGATAAGTGGCGTAGAAGATGAATTTCGGTTTAAAGAAGGTATAACTACGACTCTTAGTCAAAAACCCTAAATCTAAAGACAGATTAAAGTCCGACAAGGCTTTATTCAAAAAGCCAGCGTGACGTGCTTCATCCCGTGACATCAGGTTAAAACACTCTGCCAAGACAGGGTTTTTTCCTTTCAAGCGACGGCCGAGTTCTTTATATAGCAAAAAGCCAGAAAACTCTGCCGTACAAGAACGTTCTAGAAACTCAACGAACAACTTGCGAGTTTCCCCGTCAATATGATCCCAGGATTGGTCAAACTCTGCATCCCGAACAAAGTGATGGCGGTTGTAGTCAGTACGGAATTCTTCGAGAATGGCTTGTAACTCGTCTTCATTGACGGAGATATCCATCCGCGCCATTTCATCAAAATCGGTAGTATAAAACCGAGGTGTTAACAGGGTTTCTTTTGCCGGGACTTTAATCCCTGGCCGGATTTCTTCAAAGCCTGGTTTTTTGAGGGAATCTACCATGTCTTGATTGCTCTTTCGTCTTTATTATCTTAAGTAGACCCTTCGGGTTCCGCAGTTTTTCATGGAGGGGAGACCCCTCTGAGCGACTGCCTCACCAGAAAGCCAAGGGTAATGTTCTGTTAAAGCGTAACAGCCCACAATAATCCAATTGTATAAAGTTCAGTCTACCAAGGTGTGGGTGAGAAATTTGTAAGCAAAAGATTAAGAGTTGCAACAATAATTCAATATTTACGGAACCAAGAATCGTAGATTAGTAGTCAAATAAACGTAGTTCAGCGATTAGCACTGTTTCGATCGAGGGGAGTAGCACGCACATCTGATATTTTCAAAGCACTACTATTTCAGTATTTTTATGTAGTCATTACTACAGCATGGACAACCCATCTTAGACAACAAGAGCAAATCCAAAAGGTTGAAAACAAGATGAATCTTGAAAACAATCAGCATAAAGACCGACTTCTTGTCTCTTACATTTTGTGTGCAGCATTCTTTGTCGGATTAGGAGGACTGCACCGTTTCTACAATGGCAAAATCGGGACTGGTTTGTTGTGGCTGTTCACTGGTGGTATGTTTGGTATAGGGCAGTTTGTAGATTTGTTTCTCATGCCCAATATGGTTGACGAATACGAACACAACCTAAGATTAAAAGCGGGTGTATCTCCCTTCGGTGTGCCGTTGAACCAAGCAGTGGTTGCCTCTCAAGTCCACCGCCCAACAGGCAACCAACTGATGATTAAATTGATTGAAGCGGCGGAAAGCAGGGGTGGTATTTTAACCGTCACTCAAGGCGTTAAGTTCACAGGAGCTAGCTTTGCTGAAGTAGAAGCTACTCTCAATGAGATGTACAAATCAGGTTATGTAAAAATAGATAACGACCCCAATACTGGAGCAGTTACCTATCATTTCCACGAACTTTAAATTGTCATTAGTCCTTTGTCAAAAACCCAATGACTAATGACTAATGACTAATGACTAATGACTAATGACTAATGACTAATGACTAATGACTAATGACTAATGACTAATGACTAATGACTAATGACTAATGACTAATGACTAATGACTAATGACTAATTTATACCTAGCCACTTTTGACCGTCCAAGCGCTGAACTAAGCCAAATACCAACAAATCGAGCGTAATTTTGCGCTCATCGATTAAGAATGACTCAAGAGTGCTAGGTTTTTTGCCTTCATTACAGGAAAATCCCTTTTTCCCTTGAATATCTTCTTCGGGGAAATACAGGTTAAACTGACGCGCACCCGTTTCTTTCCAAGTGCCGATAATTTGCCAGCATTCTTCAGCAGATTCAAAGCCAGTAATTGGCAATTTCTGCTTGGCAAAAGACACCTGTAAATCTTGCACACCTTGTTGAGCGATCGCTTTTTGTAAAGCTGGCAAGTAATCTTGCTCAATAAACTCTACAAATGGCTTATCTTCAACAGCTGGGGCTTTTTCCTTTTTGGCAGCTTTAGCTGCGGCGGGTTTTTCTTCTGTTGCGGCTACTGCTGGTTTTTCCCCTACTGCGGCTTTGGCTGCGGGTTTTTCTCGCTTGGGGGGTGTCGCGGTTGGTTTAGCAGCGTTTGAATCTGGCGCGTTGGCAGTCGGGAGGTCTGTGGCTTCGGGTGAATCTGTACTAGGGGCGTGTTCCACATTGGGAGCTTGCTTGTCAACAGTGCTGGGAGCTACTTCTCCCGCTTGATTGTGATTGGTTTGGTCTGCCATTGCTCAGGTCAATCCTTTAATCTAGCTTTGGGAGCGATCGCTCACCTTGATGTATTGGGTATTCTCATTTTTACATATTAACGGAGTTTGTAGTCAGCACTTAAGTGCTTCGATCCCATATAGCAGCAACGACCTCTGGGAAGCCTCTGTATATTTACATAAATTGCTCTTACCTAAAAAAAGGACAACCTCACATAACATTGAGTATTGGAAATTATAAAAATAAAAACTAATGGATAAAATCCAACTCATAAAACTGCTAATTGGGGATTTTACTTGGCAACGACTGGTTAAATCTTTAAGCTTTATCTATATATTTTTTGCTGGGTTTGTATATTTTCGGGCAGATAGCATGATTTTTCTGTCTCAACCTTCCAGCTATCAGGATGACCCAACAATTATTAAATTAAAAAGTGGGGAAAATAATATATCAGCTACATACTTGTTAAACAATCAAGCTAAATATACTATTCTTTATTCTCATGGCAATTCTGAAGATTTAGGAGATATAAAACAGATTTTAGAAAAATTACACACATGGGGGTTTAGTGTCTTTGCTTATGATTATCGTGGTTATGGTACTAGTCAAGGAAAGCCTACAGAAACTCATGCATACGAAGATATCGATAGCGCTTACAATTATTTGACCCAAAATTTAAAAATTCCACCTGATAGAATTATAGTTTTAGGTCGTTCGGTTGGCGGTGGTTCTGCGGTCAATTTAGCAATGCGGAAACCAGTAGCTGGTTTAATTATTGAAAGTTCATTTATTTCCGCTTTTCAAGTAGTAGTACCGTTTCGGATTTTACCTTTTGATAAATTCCCCAATCTTCAGAATATAAAAAAAGTCAAATGCCCGATATTAGTAATTCATGGAAAAGCAGATGAAATCATTCCTTTTGCTCATGGAGAAAAATTATTTAATGCTGCAATATCTCCAAAACTTTATTTGTGGGTTGAAGAGGCAAATCATAATGATTTATTTTTAGTAGCTGAAGAAAAGTATCGTAAAACCCTACAGGAGTTCACTAACCTTGTAAAGAC
Protein-coding sequences here:
- a CDS encoding photosystem II manganese-stabilizing polypeptide, which encodes MRYRALIVAFLALCLGLITACSDAPATSSRDVLTYDQIRGTGLANKCPQLAETNRGSIPIDSSQSYAIKELCLEPTSFFIKEEPANKRQEAEFVAGKLLTRYTSTIDQVQGNLKINSDNSLTFVETDGLDFQAITVQLPGGERVPFLFTIKNLVAQTQPSLSSINTSTDFEGTFKVPSYRGAAFLDPKGRGVVSGYDNAVALPAQADDEELTRTNVKRAENLNGKISLQIAKVDSSSGEIAGTFESEQPSDTDLGAGEPKEVKIRGLFFGRVEPSRG
- a CDS encoding RNA polymerase sigma factor SigF; its protein translation is MPTTVTNELKHEIWQLLREYQQSRSENVRNQLVKLNFGLVRKEAHYWTNQCHETYDDLIQVGCLGLIRAIEKFELSKGHAFSSYALPYIRGEIQHYLRDKGVTVRIPRKWLALQQQAIGVSRSWREKHNRQPTDTELATALEISPNEWQEIKLAWINRAPLSLDVPIQDGEEGSTCLGELVPDPHYRSFQLAQEDQLRLQQALVQLEQRTRDVLECVFLQDLTQKQVAEHLGISVVTVSRRVKKGLDLMKQLMGVADD
- the acsF gene encoding magnesium-protoporphyrin IX monomethyl ester (oxidative) cyclase; translation: MVDSLKKPGFEEIRPGIKVPAKETLLTPRFYTTDFDEMARMDISVNEDELQAILEEFRTDYNRHHFVRDAEFDQSWDHIDGETRKLFVEFLERSCTAEFSGFLLYKELGRRLKGKNPVLAECFNLMSRDEARHAGFLNKALSDFNLSLDLGFLTKSRSYTFFKPKFIFYATYLSEKIGYWRYITIYRHLEAHPEDRVYPIFRFFENWCQDENRHGDFFDAVMKSQPQMLNDWKARLWSRFFLLSVFATMYLNDIQRKDFYATLGLDAREYDIHVIQKTNENAGRVFPLMLDVENPEFYQRLDTCISNNEKLGAIANSNTPKFLQFFQKLPLYISNGWQLLRLYLMKPIDTVSAQGAVR
- a CDS encoding TM2 domain-containing protein, which translates into the protein MNLENNQHKDRLLVSYILCAAFFVGLGGLHRFYNGKIGTGLLWLFTGGMFGIGQFVDLFLMPNMVDEYEHNLRLKAGVSPFGVPLNQAVVASQVHRPTGNQLMIKLIEAAESRGGILTVTQGVKFTGASFAEVEATLNEMYKSGYVKIDNDPNTGAVTYHFHEL
- a CDS encoding DUF2996 domain-containing protein codes for the protein MADQTNHNQAGEVAPSTVDKQAPNVEHAPSTDSPEATDLPTANAPDSNAAKPTATPPKREKPAAKAAVGEKPAVAATEEKPAAAKAAKKEKAPAVEDKPFVEFIEQDYLPALQKAIAQQGVQDLQVSFAKQKLPITGFESAEECWQIIGTWKETGARQFNLYFPEEDIQGKKGFSCNEGKKPSTLESFLIDERKITLDLLVFGLVQRLDGQKWLGIN
- a CDS encoding alpha/beta hydrolase — its product is MDKIQLIKLLIGDFTWQRLVKSLSFIYIFFAGFVYFRADSMIFLSQPSSYQDDPTIIKLKSGENNISATYLLNNQAKYTILYSHGNSEDLGDIKQILEKLHTWGFSVFAYDYRGYGTSQGKPTETHAYEDIDSAYNYLTQNLKIPPDRIIVLGRSVGGGSAVNLAMRKPVAGLIIESSFISAFQVVVPFRILPFDKFPNLQNIKKVKCPILVIHGKADEIIPFAHGEKLFNAAISPKLYLWVEEANHNDLFLVAEEKYRKTLQEFTNLVKTNQQLPRPTNL